Within Sinorhizobium sp. RAC02, the genomic segment GTCTCGGGCCGGGTGATCGCGGCGGAGCTTGCGCAGGAGCTGGGTGTGTCGGAAGACACGATCCGGCGCGATCTGCGCGAGATGGCGGCGCTGGGGCTTTGCCGCCGTGTCTATGGCGGCGCGCTCCGGGTTTTGCAGTCGACCACTTCGATGAACGAGCGTATCGCCGTCAGCGGCGACCGCAAGGCGGCGCTGGGGCGCACCGCGGCCGAGCTGATCCCGGCCGGCAGCACGATCTTCCTCGATTCCGGCAGCACCAACCTGGCGCTCGCCCGCGCTCTGCCGGCGGGCCGCGATCTCACGGTCATCACCAACGCGCCGGCGATCGCGACGGCCGTTCTCGAACGCGATATCGCAACGATCCAGCTGGGAGGATTGATCGATCCGCGCGCCGGTGGCGCGGTCGGCGCGAAGGCGATGCGCGATGCGGAGGCGTTCCGACCGGATATCCCGGTGCTCGGCGTCTGCGGCATCGACCCGGATGCCGGCGTCACCGCTTTCAGTTTCGAGGATGCGGAGCTGAAGCGCCTCATCATCTCGCTGAGCAAATCCGTGCTGGTCGCTGTCCTGAACGACAAGCTTTCCGCCGCCGCTCCCTATTCGGTCGTGCCGCTTTCCCAGGTGACGCGCGCCGTGCTCGAGGCGGACGCGGATGACGCCGAGGCCGACCGGCTCGCGGCGGCCGGTATCCAGATCATCCGCGCCAGGTAGGCTCCGAACCTCGCGATTCCTTTGTAAACGGATCTCCCATGACGACCTCCGACAATGCCCTTGCCGGCAAATCCATCGCCAAGACCTATTTCCCGCCGACACGGCTTGCCGTCTCCGGCCTCTTCCTGCTGAACGGCACCTTTGCCGGCGCCTGGGCGCCAAAAATCCCAGAATTCGCAAGCCGTCTCGACCTTTCCGAATCCGGGCTCGGCCTGATGATCATGTGCTTCGGCATCGGCTCGCTGGTGCTGATGCCGATCGCCGGCATCCTGATCGCCCACTACGGCACGACGCGCACGGTGAAGGGCGCGACGATCCTCTTCCTCTCGACGATGCTGCTGCTCTCCATCGCGCCGAATATCCCGGTCGGTGCCGTCGCCATCTTGTTCTTCGGCGGGCTGATGGGCGCGATGGACGTCGCCATGAACGGCAATGCAGTCGAAGTGGAGAAATCCATGCGGCGCGCCATCATGTCGTCCTGCCATGCCTTCTGGAGTCTCGGCGCCTTCATCGGGGCCACGACCGGCGGTTTCCTGATCGAGCGGCTCGGTGTGATGGGCCATGCGGGACTGCTCACCGTGGTCGGTGCCGTCGCACTCGTGTTCATCTGGCCCTTTGTCCTGCACGATGCGCCGCATCCGAACGAGGAGCGCCAGAAGGTGCGCCTGCCGATGACGCTGCTGCCCTGGCTGATCGGCCTCATGGCGCTGTTCTCCATGGCGCCCGAGGGCGCGATCCTCGACTGGGGTGCGCTCTATATGCGCGACGAGCTTGGTGCGTCGCTGGCGCTCTCGGGCTTCGCCTTCGGTGCGTTCTCACTGACGATGGCCGTCATGCGCTTTGCCGGCGACCATGTGCGCGACCGCTTCGGCGCAGTGAAGACGCTGCGCTTCTGCACCGTCATGGCGATGATCGGCATGGTCACCGCCGGCCTGGCGCCGAACGCCTATATCGCGGTGATCGGCTTTGCGATCTGCGGCGTCGGGATTTCCAACATGGTGCCGATCGCCTTTTCCGCCGCCGGCAACCTGCCCGGTTTCGCGCAGGGCGTGGCGCTGTCGGTCGCGACCGTCATGGGCTATTCCGGCTCGCTGTTTGCACCGTCGATCATCGGCTTCATTGCCGAGCATACTGGCTTTGCCATCATCTTCGCGCTGCTGCCGGTGCTGTTCATCGTCGTGCTGCTGCTGTCGCACCATGCGGTGCATGCGGATGTGCACGATCACCGCTGACGGCAAAACGACGCGCGGCGATCAAATCGTCGCGTGTCCCAAAGCAATTCCAGCAAAAGTGCGCAGCGGTTTTGCGTCCGGAATTTCGTAAAAACAAAGAGATAGGGCGTTTTCGCTTCTCGCAGAAAAGCGGAAATGCTCTGGCGCTTGCAGTTGACAAGCCCGGTTTCCTGATCCACCTGAGGGAAAAGGCCGCGCGCCAAGGCTCGCGTGCAGCCGCTTTTCGAGCAAGAGGCTCCATTATGTCCTTTTCCTTCGACTTTGAACCGAAGCCGCGGCGCCAGTCCGTCGGGGTCGATGTCGGCGGCGTGCTGGTCGGCGGCGGTGCGCCGGTCGTCGTGCAGTCGATGACCAATACGGATACCGCTGATATCGACGGAACGGTCGCCCAGGTCGCGGCCCTCCATCGCGCGGGTTCGGAGATCGTGCGCATCACGGTCGACCGCGACGAGAGTGCGGCGGCGGTGCCGAAGATCCGCGAGCGCCTGCTGCGTCTTGGCCTCGACATACCGCTTGTCGGTGACTTCCACTATATCGGCCACAAGCTGCTCGCCGATCACCCGGCCTGCGCCGAGGCGCTGGCGAAGTACCGCATCAATCCGGGCAATGTCGGCTTCAAGGAAAAGAAGGACCGGCAGTTTTCGGCAATCGTCGAGACGGCGATCCGCCACAACAAGCCGGTGCGCATTGGCGTCAACTGGGGCTCGCTCGACCAGGAGCTTTTGACGCGGCTGATGGACGAAAACCAGGCCAAGGGTTTTCCGCTGACGGCCCAGCAGGTGATGCGCGAGGCGATCTGCCAGTCGGCGCTGCTCTCGGCGGATCTGGCGGAAGAAATCGGCCTGCCGCGCGACCACATCATCCTGTCGGCCAAGGTCTCCAACGTGCAGGATCTCATCGCCGTCTATGCGATGCTGTCTTCCCGCTCCGACCATGCGCTGCATCTCGGACTGACGGAAGCCGGCATGGGTACCAAGGGCATCGTCGCCTCGTCGGCCTCGCTCGGCATTCTCTTGCAGCAGGGCATCGGCGACACGATCCGCATTTCGCTGACGCCGGAGCCCGGCGGCGACCGCACCCGCGAGGTGCAGGTGGCGCAGGAATTGCTGCAGGTCATGGGTTTTCGGCAGTTCATTCCGGTGGTGGCCGCCTGTCCGGGCTGCGGGCGCACGACCTCGACGGTGTTCCAGGAACTGGCGCAGAAAATCCAGGACGACATTCGCAAGAACATGCCGGTCTGGCGTGAAAAATATCCGGGTGTCGAGGGTCTCAAGGTCGCGGTCATGGGCTGCATCGTTAACGGGCCGGGCGAAAGCAAACATGCCGATATCGGCATCTCGCTGCCCGGCACCGGCGAACTGCCGATCGCGCCGATCTATGTCGACGGCAAGAAGGCGATGACGCTGCGCGGTACCAATATCGCCGGCGAATTCGAGACGCTGGTCAACGACTATATCGAGAAGCGCTACGGGCAGGGCCAGGCGGCGGCCGAGTAAGCTTTCTCAGGCGCCACGCGGACGGAAAACCGCTTCACACTTTTCCTGGCGCGGCTCAGGCTCACAGCCGCGTTGTCAAAAGCTTGAAGCCTGCAAAAGCGAAGAAGGCGGCCATGACGCCTTCAATGGCGCGACGCGACTTGAGATAGGCCCGGTGCACGGGGCCGAGCGAGAAGACCAGCGCGAAGCCGAGGAAGACGCAGACACCCATCACCATGCAGCCGGCGATGAAGGTGATCATCACACCGCCCGGCGCGCCCGGCGGCATGCCGAGCGATGTCAGCATGATCCAGTTGAAGATCGCCTTCGGATTGGTGATGTGGATGCCGAGGCCCTTGAGATACTGTCGGCGCGGCGACAGCGGCGGCATCGCCGCCATCTGCGCGCGATAGACTTCCTCGCTCTTGCGAGCCGCCCTGTAGGCGTTCCAGGCGAGCCACAGCAGGTAGCAGCCGCCGACGATCTTCAGCACGATGATCGCCTGGCCGTAGGTACGGATGAGGGCGGAAAGGCCCGACGCCGTGAGGATCGCCCAGATGTAGGAGCCGGTCAGCACGCCCGAGGCAAGCGCCAGCCCGGCGCGGCGGCCCTGGCTGATCGAGGTTGCGATGATGGCGATGATCGCCGGTCCCGGCGAGGCTGTCGCGATGAAATAAGCGGTCCAGGCGACGGCGAGTTGCGGCAGGTAGGGCGTGATGTCGGTCATGGTTCACCGGTGGATGTCGGTGGACGATAGCCGATCGTGTTTTCCGCTCCTAGCTGGAGAATTGCACCGCATGTCACTGTCGGTCGGGAAGGTCGGCGCATCCCCCTCATCCGGCCCTTCGGGCCACCTTCTCCCCGCTGGGGAGAAGGGGAGGTGCGGTGTGTTGTTGAACGCGCCATCGAGAGGATGAAAAGGAGGCCTTGTCCCCTTCTCCCCAGCGGGGAGAAGGTGCCGGCAGGCGGATGAGGGGGCTGTCGCCGCCCTGGTCGAACCCTCAGACGATCTCTTCGACCGCGGCGATCAGCCGGTCGCATTCCTCCGGCGTGCCGATGGTGATGCGCAAAAAGTCCGAGATGCGGGGCTTGGCGAAGTGGCGCACCAGCACGGCGCGGTCGCGCAGGCCCTTGGCGAGGGCTTCGCCGCTCAAGGCCGGGTGGCGGGCGAAGACGAAGTTGGCCTGCGAGGGCAGGACCTCGAAGCCGCGCTGGCGAAGCGCGCCGGTGACGCGTTCGCGTGTCTCGATGACCTTGCCCCGGGTCTCGTCGAACCAGGCGCGGTCGTCCACGGCGGCGGCGGCGCCGGCCTGGGCAACGCGGTCGAGCGGGTAGGAGTTGAAACTGTCCTTGACGCGCTCCAGCGCATCGATCAGCGGGCGCTGGCCGATGGCGTAGCCGACGCGCAGGCCGGCCAGCGAGCGGGATTTCGACAGCGTGTGCACGACGAGCAGGTTGTCGTACTTCCTGGTTAGCGGGATGGCGCTCTCGCCGCCGAAATCGATATAGGCCTCGTCGACCACGACCGGCTGGTCCGGGTGTTCCGCGACGAGCTTTTCGATCGCCGCCAGCGGCAGGCCGATGCCTGTTGGGGCGTTCGGGTTCGGCAGGATGATGGCGCCGGCGGGGCGGGCGTAATCCGCCAGATCGATGGTGAAATCGTCCCTCAGCGGGATCTCTATCGCCTCGATGCCGAACAGGCGGCAATAGGTCGGGTAGAAGCTGTAGGTAATATCCGGATAGAGCAGCGGCTGCTCGTGGTTGAGAAGCGCCATGAAAGCGTGCGCCAGCACCTCGTCCGAGCCGTTTCCGACGAAGACCTCGTCCGCCTCCACACCGTAGAAGCGGGCGATCGACTGGCGCAGCGCCAGGGCCGACGGGTCCGGGTAGAGCTTCAGGCTGTCGGCGACGGCGGCCTGCATGGCGGCGATCGCCTTGGGCGAGGGGCCATAGGGGTTTTCGTTGGTGTTGAGCTTGGTGAGGTTTTGAATGCGCGG encodes:
- the ispG gene encoding flavodoxin-dependent (E)-4-hydroxy-3-methylbut-2-enyl-diphosphate synthase, whose amino-acid sequence is MSFSFDFEPKPRRQSVGVDVGGVLVGGGAPVVVQSMTNTDTADIDGTVAQVAALHRAGSEIVRITVDRDESAAAVPKIRERLLRLGLDIPLVGDFHYIGHKLLADHPACAEALAKYRINPGNVGFKEKKDRQFSAIVETAIRHNKPVRIGVNWGSLDQELLTRLMDENQAKGFPLTAQQVMREAICQSALLSADLAEEIGLPRDHIILSAKVSNVQDLIAVYAMLSSRSDHALHLGLTEAGMGTKGIVASSASLGILLQQGIGDTIRISLTPEPGGDRTREVQVAQELLQVMGFRQFIPVVAACPGCGRTTSTVFQELAQKIQDDIRKNMPVWREKYPGVEGLKVAVMGCIVNGPGESKHADIGISLPGTGELPIAPIYVDGKKAMTLRGTNIAGEFETLVNDYIEKRYGQGQAAAE
- a CDS encoding LysE family translocator codes for the protein MTDITPYLPQLAVAWTAYFIATASPGPAIIAIIATSISQGRRAGLALASGVLTGSYIWAILTASGLSALIRTYGQAIIVLKIVGGCYLLWLAWNAYRAARKSEEVYRAQMAAMPPLSPRRQYLKGLGIHITNPKAIFNWIMLTSLGMPPGAPGGVMITFIAGCMVMGVCVFLGFALVFSLGPVHRAYLKSRRAIEGVMAAFFAFAGFKLLTTRL
- a CDS encoding MFS transporter, whose translation is MTTSDNALAGKSIAKTYFPPTRLAVSGLFLLNGTFAGAWAPKIPEFASRLDLSESGLGLMIMCFGIGSLVLMPIAGILIAHYGTTRTVKGATILFLSTMLLLSIAPNIPVGAVAILFFGGLMGAMDVAMNGNAVEVEKSMRRAIMSSCHAFWSLGAFIGATTGGFLIERLGVMGHAGLLTVVGAVALVFIWPFVLHDAPHPNEERQKVRLPMTLLPWLIGLMALFSMAPEGAILDWGALYMRDELGASLALSGFAFGAFSLTMAVMRFAGDHVRDRFGAVKTLRFCTVMAMIGMVTAGLAPNAYIAVIGFAICGVGISNMVPIAFSAAGNLPGFAQGVALSVATVMGYSGSLFAPSIIGFIAEHTGFAIIFALLPVLFIVVLLLSHHAVHADVHDHR
- a CDS encoding DeoR/GlpR family DNA-binding transcription regulator, whose protein sequence is MSIHDLLLGERQDLIRARLDVSGRVIAAELAQELGVSEDTIRRDLREMAALGLCRRVYGGALRVLQSTTSMNERIAVSGDRKAALGRTAAELIPAGSTIFLDSGSTNLALARALPAGRDLTVITNAPAIATAVLERDIATIQLGGLIDPRAGGAVGAKAMRDAEAFRPDIPVLGVCGIDPDAGVTAFSFEDAELKRLIISLSKSVLVAVLNDKLSAAAPYSVVPLSQVTRAVLEADADDAEADRLAAAGIQIIRAR
- the hisC gene encoding histidinol-phosphate transaminase; amino-acid sequence: MSKFWSPIVATLKPYVAGEQPRIQNLTKLNTNENPYGPSPKAIAAMQAAVADSLKLYPDPSALALRQSIARFYGVEADEVFVGNGSDEVLAHAFMALLNHEQPLLYPDITYSFYPTYCRLFGIEAIEIPLRDDFTIDLADYARPAGAIILPNPNAPTGIGLPLAAIEKLVAEHPDQPVVVDEAYIDFGGESAIPLTRKYDNLLVVHTLSKSRSLAGLRVGYAIGQRPLIDALERVKDSFNSYPLDRVAQAGAAAAVDDRAWFDETRGKVIETRERVTGALRQRGFEVLPSQANFVFARHPALSGEALAKGLRDRAVLVRHFAKPRISDFLRITIGTPEECDRLIAAVEEIV